Below is a genomic region from Rhodococcus sp. WMMA185.
ACTGACTCGTACTGGCGCCGGCCTCGTCGCCCTCCCTGGCCTCGTGACGTCAGTTGATGTCGCGTTGCCGGGTGAGCGCCCAACCGCCCGCGACGAAGGCCACGGTCCAGAGCAGAAGCGTGAGGGGTGCGGCCGGCCAGAGAGGCAGCGCGTCGAGTTCGTTGCCCGCAGCAGCATTGGCGATCGTGCCGAGTGTGGCCGACACCGGGAGGAATCCTCCGATCGAACCGAGCTCGACTCCGCTGAGAATCGATCGGAGGGCCACTTCGCCGACGATGTACCAGGCCAAGAGGATGACGCAGGCCCACACGGAAGAGCCGGTGAGCATCGAGACGCTGCCGCCGATAAGTGCCCACAGCGCTGCACTGACCAGAGCAACGCTCAGCATGGCCAGCAGGGTTCCGCTCATTTCGAAGCTCTCGCCCCCGAACGTCAGTAGCAGGGCGACGCTGGCCACCGCCACGACGAGGCCGTATAGGAACCCGAACGCCGCGGTGACGGCTAGCTTGGCTCCGATGACACCGTCCCGACCGCGTGCCGTGAGGAACGTGGTGGTCAGCGTCTTGTAGCGGAACTCCGTTCCCACGTTTATCGCCCCGAAGAGCGCTGCGAACAGCACGGTGAGGGCGAGTGCGACCCCCAGCCCGAGGAGGGCCGCAGCGGTGTTGGGGTGGAGCGAATCGGTCTCCAATTCGTTCGCGAACGCGCCCGTCGCGGGAAGCGTGATCGCGCCCCCGAACATTCCGACGATCAGAGGTGCGAGACCGAGCATCCACCAGAATCTCAGTGTGGTGACTTTGCGGAACTCCGCAGTAAGCAGTGCTGTCATCGCGGACCTCCGGGCATTGGGCCCTGGTGGTGTGGGCCGTGGTGGGGTGGGGCGTGGCCGGGCGGTGGCGTGTATGCCGGCGGGCCATGCCAAGGCTGCGGTGGGTAAGCCTGGGGTGCGTGCATCTGAGGGGGGCCGTAACCCGATGGCGCAGCCGCGCTCGCCCCGGCCACGTAGTGGCCTGCGGTCATCGAGAGGAACAGTTGCTCGAGATCGATCTGATCACCGACGGTGCCGAAGATCGCAACGCCGGTTCGGTCGGCGACCGTCCGGACGAGATCCTCACCGGCACCGGCGACCGCCAGCCGCCCGTCCGCCATCGACCGAGTATCGGCCACGCCGTTCGCAGCCAGTGCCATCGCCAGCGCGGGCGGGTTGGAGCATGCGACCAGCAGGCGGCTCTGCTGCGACTTGCGCAGCTCGTCCATGCGCCCCTGGTACACGAGTACGCCGCGGCTGACGATCACGAGGTCGTCTACGGCCTGTTCTACTTCCCGCACGTTGTGGCCCGAGATCAAGGCGGTGCGTCCGGATGCGGCGAAACCCTGAAGGAATTCGCGAAGCCAGGCGACCGAGTCGGGGTCGAGCCCATTGGCCGGTTCGTCGAGGACGAGGATCTGCGGATCGCCGAGCAGAGCAGTCGCCAGGGCGAGTCGCTGCCGCATGCCCGGGGAGAATTCCCTTGCCTTTCGCCGCGCCGCGTCCGCAAGGCCGACGACCGAGAGCACCTCTAGTGCCCGTGCCTGAGGAACGCCAATCGCGGCCGCGTACACGGTCAGGTGGTCGAGGGCGGTGCGGCCCGGATGCAGGCCCTGAGAGCCGAGGACGGCGCCGACGGTTCGGGCGGGATCGGCGAGCTCGATAATCGGCAGTCCCATCACGGTGGACGTTCCCGACGTCGGCCGGACCAGCCCCAGGATCATCCGCAGCGTCGTGGTCTTGCCGGAACCGTTGGGGCCGAGCAACCCTGTAATCGAGCCCTGAGGCACCGAGAAGCTCAGATCGGAGACCGCCTGAACGTTCTTGAAAATCTTCGACAGCCCGCGCACCTCGATCGGTGCCGCGAAACTTCCCGGGATTGCAGTGGTCAATCCGTCCCCCTGACACAATCGATTGGAATCGGTTTCGAGACTACTGGGCCGACGACGACGATCTTCGACCCATGACGTCCGGTAGGTTGCCCGCCGCGCACGCTGTCACTCGATTGGGGATCTAGATGAGCAAGAGCCATCATCACCACCGTGATCGTGGACGAGACGTCCTCGCTCCGGCCTACACGGGACGCATGTCGATCGACCCCTTCCCGACGCTGCGACTGCCGGAACGGGCGGCCGATCCAGAGGCAACCTATCGCTTCATCCACGACGAGTTGATGCTCGATGGCAGTTCCCGCCTGAATCTGGCCACGTTCGTCACCACCTGGATGGACCCCGAGGCCGACAAACTTATGGCCGAGACGTTCGACAAGAACATGATCGACAAGGACGAGTATCCGGCCACCGCCGCGATCGAGTCGCGGTGCGTGTCGATGGTGGCCGATCTGTTCCACGCGCCCGATCTGTCGCCCACGGACCCGGCCAGTGCCGTCGGCGTCTCCACCATCGGCTCCAGCGAGGCCGTCATGCTCGGCGGTCTGGCGCTCAAGTGGCGGTGGCGAGCGCGGCGAGAAGAGGAAGGAAAGGACACCTCGCGCCCCAATCTCGTGCTCGGCAGCAACGTCCAAGTGGTGTGGGAGAAGTTCTGCCGGTACTTCGACGTCGAACCCAAGTATCTGCCGATGGAGAAGGGTCGCTACGTGATCACCCCCGAGCAGGTCCGCGAGGCGGTTGACGAAAACACCATCGGAGTGGTCGCGATCGTGGGCACCACCTACACCGGGGAACTCGAGCCGGTGGCCGACATCGCGGAAAGCCTCGACGAACTCGCCGCTTCCGGCGGTCCCGACGTCCCGATCCATGTAGACGCCGCCAGCGGCGGATTCGTCGTTCCGTTCTTATACCCGGAATTGTTGTGGGACTTCAGGGTTCGTCGAGTCGTCTCGATCAACGTCAGCGGGCACAAGTACGGGTTGACCTACCCGGGCATCGGGTTTGTGGTGTGGCGCGGAAACGAACACCTACCCGAGGGGCTGGTGTTCCGGGTCAACTACCTCGGCGGCGACATGCCGACGTTCACCCTGAACTTTTCTCGCCCCGGCAACCAGGTGGTGGGGCAGTATTACAACTTCCTGCGTCTCGGCCGCGCCGGTTACCGGGCAATCATGGAAACCCTGCGCTCCACGGCACTCAGAGTGGGTCAGCGGATCTCCGAGATCGAACACTTCTCCTTGATCAGCGATGGTTCCGAGATTCCGGTAGTGACGTTCGAAATAGTGGGGGACCCCGGATTCACCGTCTTCGACGTGTCACACGAGTTGCGGGCGAGAGGGTGGCAGGTACCCGCCTACACGATGCCCGCCGACGCCGAGGACGTGGCGGTGCTACGCATCGTTGTTCGCGAGGGGTTCAGTGCCGACCTCGGAACGATGGTGTGCGAGGCCATTGAAGCAGCCTGCGCCGAATTGCAACGAAAAAATGGCGGACATTCGACGCAAAGGCACTTCGCTCACTGAGCCTTGGCGTCGGTAGTCATCGCGGTGGTGTTTGCATCGACGCCGCCTCTGCGTTCGAGAACGACAGAGTCCAGGCGTCAGCTGTTCGGCGTGACATCAGTTGCGGGCGCGAGGGTGAAGTAGTTCTCCTCCTCCTGCACGAAGTGCAGACGCAGCACCGCGTGCAGGCCGTACAGGCACGCCAGCAGGTCGTCGATCTGGTCCTCGGAGATCCCGCCGGCCGCGTCGGCGCGCACGAGGTGGGTGCGCAGGCGCCGGGCGAGTCGGTCGATCTCGGCGTGCATCCTGCTCATCGTCGCCGTGGCCTCCGGGTTGCCGAGCGGCGTCGCCAGCGCTGGATAGAGTTCGCGGTCCTCGGCCTCCTCATGCGGTAGGAGGGTGTCGAAGAGGAAAGTATCGACGCGGCGCAGGGCATCGTGCGTCGCAGCGAGGTCACCGGATGCAAGAAGCCCCGCAGTGTCGCGCAGGATCGAGAGCTGGTCCCGTAGTTCGTCGTGTTCGGCGGAGAACCGATGCAACATCGCGGCGGTTTCCACCGGCACCCGAATCTCCCGACCGCGCAGGGCGCGCAGCGCGTTGAGGATCACCGCGACGTCGATCCCCTCCTGCAGCAGTGCGCCGGCCGCGGGCGGCAGCAATCCGAACGCGGCAAAGCCCATGGCCACCAACGACAGTCCCATCCCGACGGCCGCGCTCTGCACGGCGATGCGGCGCGAGCGGCGGGCGATCGCCATCGCATCCGCCAGGGGGTCGAGGCGGTCGGTCGTGAGAACGACGTCCGCCGCCTCGGAGGTCGCCGTCGACCCCCGGGCGCCCATTGCGACGCCGACGGTCGCGGCCGCGAGCGCGGGTGCGTCGTTGACGCCGTCGCCGACCATCACCGTGACAGCACGCTCGCGCTCGGTACGCACGCCGGCCACCTTGGCGGCCGGGGTCTGCTCGGCGTACACAGCGTCGAGACCGAGGGCAGACCCGATCTCTTCGGCGGGCGCGCGCCGGTCGCCAGTGAGCATGACCAGCCGGTTCAGCCCGGCCGAGCGGAGGCGGCGAACGGTTCGGAACGCGTCACGGCGCACCGGATCGGCCAACAAGATCGCACCGGTGAGCACACCGTCGACGGTGACCCAGGCGATCGCGGCGCCGTCGAGTGCGGCTCGCCCCTTTGCGGACCGCGCCCACCCCGGTGCGTCGACGGGCAGATCCAGGGTGCCGACGGTGACCCTTCGGCCGTCGACGGTGGCGGTGACGCCGGTTCCTGCTTCCTCGTTCGCCTCGGTGGGCAGCGACAGCTCGAGTCCCCGGATCCTCGCTTCCTGCACTATGGCGTCGGCGAGCACGTGCGGGGAGAGTTGATCGGCCGACGCGGCCAGCCGCAACACCTCGGTGGCATCGCCGTCGGGGGCGGTGAGTACCTCGGCACCGGTGGGTCGGCCGGTGGTGAGGGTACCGGTCTTGTCCATCACCAATGTTGTTGCGTGTCCGAGATTCTCGAGAGAACTACCGTTGCGGATGACGACACCGAGGCGGGATGCGCGGGAGAGCCCCGACACGATCGCCACGGGGACGGCGAGCAGCAGTGGGCACGGCGTGGCGACGACGAGCACGGCCACCGCGCGGGTCGCCGAACCGCTGAGAAGCCAAGCGGCACCGGACACCGCTAGTGCGAGCGGCAGGAACCAGCCGGCGATGCGGTCTGCGACCCGCACGACGGGAGCGCTCTCGGCCGCGGCGTCCTGCGCCAGTCGCACGATACCGGCGTAAGTACTGTCCTCCGCGGTGGCGCGGGCCTGCATCTCGAAGACCGGACCGGCATTGACGATGCCGCTGCGCACCGCCTCACCGCGTCGCCGCGACACAGCGAGTGGCTCGCCGGTGAGGGCGGATTCGTCGAGCACGGCCAACTCGGAAGTGACCCAGCCGTCGACCGGCACCACTTCGCCACCGCCTACGACGAGTGCATCGCCGACGGTGATGCTCTCGAGGGGAACGGTTTCCACGCCGTCGTCGATCCGTTTGCGCGCGGTGCGGGGAGCGCGGTCGAGCAGTGATCGCAGATCTTTGGTGGCGCGCCGGCCTGCAGCGGCGTCGAGGGCCTGGCCTGTTGCCAGCATGACGGCGATCAGCGCTCCCGCGAGGTACTCCCCGACCAGGAGCGTGCCGATCAGGGACAGGACGGCGATGAGGTCGACTCCGACGCGTCGGTGTCGCAACGCGTCGACCACCCACCAGGTAGCGGGCACGATCGCGACGACCGTGCCGGCTATCCAGGAGGCGTCGGCGACGTCGTGCGCGCCGCCGAGCCACGCGACCCCGCCGGCCACGAGCGCCAGGGCTGTGACTACCAGGAACGCGGGCTCCCCCGAGCGGCGCAGACGCCCGAGCCACCGGGATTGAATGTTGGACCTCACAATCACCCCGCCACTTACCAACCTGTCGTTGTGGACCTCAACTGACGTTACCGTGTCCGAGGGATCCGTTCTGCACGTCGCAGTTCTTCTTCAACACGCCCATGTCGCACCACACCGAGAAGACCGTGTGAGCAGCTATCTTCGATTTGTCCTATTCGACCGGTGCGTAGTGACGCTGCGCCACTAGCTGACAACTCCGGATCTGACACGGGTGCTCGACCCGATACCGGCGGTTGTCGAGAGGAAATTGTGAAGACAGAGATCAGCAGTGGGCCTGCGTTCGCGTTCGCCGAGATCGCCATTCCGCCAGGAGGATCCGTCAGAGTAGAGGCCGGGGCGATGGCGATGATGCGGGGCGACGTCTCGACCAGTACGTCGACGCGCGGCGGATTCATGAAGGGGCTCCGTCGTGTCCTGGGTGGGTCGAGCTTCTTCGTCAACGACTTCACCAGCCAAAACGGGGGCGTCGTGGGCGTCGCCGGGCCGCTCCCGGGTGATCTGGCCGAGACCAGCATCGACGCCGGGGGCGCGTTGCTGGTTCAGTCCGGTTGCTGGATCGCATCGGACGCGACCGTCGACGTCGATGCGAAGTGGGGCGGCAGCAAGGGGTTCTTCAGCGGTGCGGGTCTCGTGCTGTTGCGGTGCAGCGGCAGTGGACAGATGCTGCTGTCCAGCTACGGCGCCATCCGGTCGGTGACGCTCGCACCGGGGGAGACGATAACGCTCGACACCGGCCACGTCGTAGCGTTCGACGAGACCGTCCAGTACACCGTACGAAAGGCTGGCGGATGGAAGTCGACGCTTCTCGGCGGCGAGGGGCTCGTCACCGAGTTCGCCGGACCGGGGCGCGTCTGGCTGCAGACCCGCAACACGACGGACCTGGTCAAGTGGTTGAGTGCCAGGATGCCGTCGAACCGCGGCAGCAGCAGAATCGGCGGAGGCGACGACTGAACGAACTCGGTCAGTCGGGCTCGACGAGGTCGCCCTGGGGTGACGTCGGCGCCGGCTCTGCCTTCGAGAATGTCAGAGTCCCGTCGTCGATCGGGGTGTCTCGCAGCACGACGACGTCCCTGTAGTAGTCCATCTGCAAGTTCCACGGATCCTCGGTGCCGGCCTGCGGCCACAGGTGCGCGGACCGCTGGATGTACCCGGCGGCGAAGTCGAGCAGCGGCTGGGTCGGCATGTCGGGCCGGTCGTTCTCGGCCACCGCGACCGTAGCGCCGCGGCGATCCATCTCGGTCAGCAACCGGCACAGGAAGTCGGCGACGAGGTTGACCTTGAGCGTCCAAGGGGCGTTGACATAGCCGACGGCAAACGAGAAGTTCGGGATGTCGGAGAGCATCGTTCCCTTGAACGCCAGTCGTTTCGTGAGGTCGACGGGTTCACCGTCGATGCTCAGGTCGACGCCGCCGAGCGCCAGCAGGTCGAGTCCGGTCGCAGTAACGATGATGTCGGCGTCGAGGTGCTTGCCGGAGGTGAGCGCGATTCCGGTCTCGGTGAACGTCTCGATTGTGTCGGTGACCACCGAGGCCTTTCCCTTACGGATCGTCTTGAACAGGTCACCGCCCGGGACGACGCACAGGCGCTGATCCCACGGGGCGTACCGGGGGTTGAAGTGGGTGTCGACGTCGAAGCCGGCTGGCAGCATGCGCTTGTTGAGCCATCGGATGACGGCCCGTGCCTGCCGCGGGAAGCGGCGGCACAGCTTGTAGACCCAGACGTTCTGCGCGATGTTCTTCTTGCGGGTGAGCCGGTACCCGCGTTCGTCGCCGAGGAGGCGACGGAACACGCCGTAGAGCGCATCCTCGGCGGGCAGCGGAATGATGTACGTGGGCGAACGCTGGAGCATCGTGACGTGTTCGGTCGCGTCGGCCATTGCGGGGATCAGCGTGACGGCGGTCGAGCCTGACCCGATGACGACGACCCGTTTGCCGACGTAGTCCAGGTCCTCGGGCCAGTGCTGGGGATGCACGATCTGTCCGCTGAACCGGTCCTCGCCTGGAAACTCGGGGGTGTAGCCCTTGTCGTAGTTGTAGTAGCCGGCGGCGCAGAAGAACCAACTCGCAGTGAACGTCGCTGTTTCGCCACTGTCGCCGATGCGAGCGGTAATTGTCCAGAGTGCGTCCGAGGGTGACCAGTCGGCCCGAATTACCTTGTGGTGGTATCGAATACGATCATCTATGCCGTACTCGCGAGCAGTCTCGCGGATATAGCTGAGGATGTCGGCGGCTGGCGCAAGAGCCTTCCGGCCTTTCCACGGCTTGAAGTCGTACCCGTAGGTCTGCACATCCGAATCGGAGCGGATGCCCGGGTAACGGAACAGGTCCCAGGTGCCGCCTGAGGCCGCGCGGGATTCGAGGATCAGCAACGACCGCTGCGGGTGTTCCCGGCGCAGGCGTGCCGCGACCCCGATCCCGGACAGCCCGGCTCCGACGATGAGGACGTCGACATGTGTGGTCTGGGCCGTGCGGGTCTCGGACGGTCTTGCGGGGCGTTCGGGGCTCATCGAATCCTCCGGTGCGCGTGCTTGTAAACCTCGTCTGCCTGCACGATATCCCTTTCGGGCGATTCGGCGAGAGCGACTTCGAACAGATTCTCGTTGCGACGCACGGAGTGGTTGTTCTGCGGAGTCGTCCACCGGGCCGGGATTCAGGCGGTGTACCGAAATTATTCACAAATCGAACATCGGGTGAACATTCGAGAACTCCGCCAAATCGGGCCGACCATCCGCCCGAGTTGTGTTGTGATCCTTAGGTGTTGGAAAACAACGAGAGCACGGGAGTGAGCCGGCGCGGCGTACTGCGTGGCTCGATGGTTCTGGCTGGAGTGGGGTTGGTTGCCGCGACAGCGGGACGGGCCTCGGCCGAGTCTGCGGTGCCGGGGTTCGTTCACGGTGTCGCGTCCGGTGATCCCCTCCCTGACCGGGTGATCATCTGGACCCGGGCCACCCCCTCTGCCGACGCGCTACCGGGGTCGGGCGTGGGGCAGAAGATTTTGGTGTCTTGGCAGGTGGCGGCCGATCCGGCCTTCGTGAACGTCGTGCGCAGCGGCGTGGCGGACACCGGCCCGGACACCGACCACACGGTGAAGGTCGACGTCACCGGCCTGCGCGCGGGCACCGAGTACTTCTACCGGTTCACAGCGTTCGGACAGACGTCTCCGACAGGACGCACCCGCACCGCACCCCCGGCCGACTCGGACGTCGAGCGCATACGGTTCGGTGACGTCTCGTGCTCGAACTGGGAGGCCGGCTATTTCGCGTCGTACCGCCACCTCGCCGATCGCGACGACCTCGACGCGATCGTCCATCTCGGCGACTACCTCTACGAATACGGCCGCAACGTCTTCGGCGCGCGGAACGGTTCTGTCCGACTGCACGATCCGGAGCACGAGATCGTCTCGCTTGCCGACTACCGGATCCGGCACGCGCAGTACAAGACAGACCCGGATCTCATGGGGTTGCACGCCAAGGTGCCGTTCATCGCCACATGGGACGACCACGAGTCTGCCGACAACGCGTACGTCGGCGGCGCCGACAACCACGATCCGGCCACGGAGGGGGATTGGGGCGCGCGCAAGGCTGCTTCGATGCAGGCCTACTTCGAGTGGATGCCGGTGCGCGTGGGTGGCACTGTCGGCGACGCCGCGCTCTACCGCCGGTTCCGGTTCGGGAACCTCGCCGAACTGTCCATGCTCGACCTGCGCACCTACCGCGACAAGCAGGCGACGACGGGCGCCGGGTGGCGCAATATCGACTCCTCCGACAGGTCGATCACCGGACGTGCGCAGATGGATTGGCTGACCAGCGGAATCGTCACATCGCCCGCGCAGTGGAAGATCGTCGGCAACTCGGTGATGATCTCGCCGGTCATGCTCCCGCCGCTCGACCCCCGCACGATGGGAGCGATCACCGACACGGTCGGGTTACCCGACGCCGGAATCCCCTACAACACCGATCAGTGGGACGGCTACAGCGCCGACCGCCGCAGACTCTTCGATGCCATCGCCGCAAACGGGGTCCGCAACACCGTCTTCCTCACCGGTGACATCCATACCTCCTGGGCGTGCGACCTGCCGCTGAACGCTGGGGACTACCCGGGCGCCGGCACCGTCGGCACCGAGCTGGTGGTGCCGTCGGTGACCTCGGTCAATATCGACGACATACTCGGCGTTCCTCCGCGGACCGCCACCGTCGCAGTCGAGGCGGCGATCAAATCGATCAACCGCCACATACGCTACGTCGAACTCGACTCTCACGGCTACGGTGTGTTTGAGGTGAACAAGCAAGGGGCGCAGATGGACTGGTTCTACATCAGCGACCCCAAGGATCCGCGCGCCACGGTTCGGCACGCGATGAGCTACCGGGTCGCCGACGGCACCGCGCACGCTCACCCGGTTGCGACCCCGCTTCCGCGCTAGTGTTGTGGGTGGCTACCTGCTCGGACCTTTCACACGGCTGGGGTACGAGCACACCTCTACCCTCGCGTTCACCCGCCGCCGCGGATCGTCCAAGGAGTCCTGATGTCCGATCAGTCGTTCAACGAGGTACTGAGCGCCCACGATCACCGTTCCCAGCCCGAACTGTTGATGCCGGAGGCGGTGCTGTCCCGGACGGCCGCGGATCTGGCCACCAAGTACACAGGGGTGTTCTCTCCGCAAACAGTCGAGCGGTACGTCTTCGAGTCCTACACCGCGCTGAGGCTGGTCGCGAAGGTCCACACCCACCTGCCGACGCTCGCCGGACGGTTCGCCGCCGATCGGCTCACCGCGCTCGCGCAGTCGCAGGGGGCGGTGCCCAAGACTGCGCCTGAGGTGCTGTTCGTCTGCGTCCACAACTCCGGCCGCTCCCAGATGGCCGCCGCGTTGCTCGCCCACTACGCCCTCGGGCGGGTTCACCCCCGCTCCGCGGGATCGGCACCGATCGATGCCATCGAGCCGGCCGTCATCGAGGCGATGGGTGAGTTCGGGATCGACCTCGGCTCAGAGTTTCCCAAGCCGCTCACCGACGACGTCGTGGCAGCCGCCGACATCGTGGTGTCTATGGGCTGCGGGGAAGCGTGCCCGGTCTACCCCGGCAAGCGCTATCTGGACTGGGCTACCGACGACCCGTATGGACAGCCGCTCGAGCAGGTCCGCCGAATTCGCGACGACATCGATTCCAAGGTGCGCGATCTGCTCGGCCAACTCGTCCCCACCACTGATTGACCGCCCACCTCTGACCGCATCGAAAGGGTCGTGCATGTCCACCACACCGAAGGTGCTGTTCGTCTGCGTCCACAACGCGGGCCGTTCTCAGATGGCCGCCGGGTTCCTCTCCGCGCTCGCCGGGGATCGAATCGAGGTACGATCCGCCGGGTCCGCGCCGGCAGGCCAGGTTAACCCGGCCGCGGTCGAGGCGATGGCTGAGGTCGGCATCGACATCTCCGCGGAGAATCCGAAGGTTCTCACCGTCGACGCGGTGTTGGCTTCCGACGTGGTGATCACCATGGGCTGCGGCGACACTTGCCCGGTCTTCCCCGGTAAGAGCTACCGCGACTGGGTGCTCGATGATCCGGCGGGCCAGGGAATCGATGCGGTCCGTCCGATCCGCGACCAGATCAAGGTCAAGGTAGAGGCGTTGATCGCCGAGTTGACTTCGCAGACCGCCGCCCACTGAACCGGTTCATCCCGAGGGCGGGCCGTCCTGGTGGGCGATCAAGCTCGAGCTGCGGGAAGCTGGTCCGGCCAGTGTGCGGGGGCCGGACCGAAGGCTTCGCGTGCGTTGTCTATCA
It encodes:
- a CDS encoding ABC transporter ATP-binding protein, whose translation is MTTAIPGSFAAPIEVRGLSKIFKNVQAVSDLSFSVPQGSITGLLGPNGSGKTTTLRMILGLVRPTSGTSTVMGLPIIELADPARTVGAVLGSQGLHPGRTALDHLTVYAAAIGVPQARALEVLSVVGLADAARRKAREFSPGMRQRLALATALLGDPQILVLDEPANGLDPDSVAWLREFLQGFAASGRTALISGHNVREVEQAVDDLVIVSRGVLVYQGRMDELRKSQQSRLLVACSNPPALAMALAANGVADTRSMADGRLAVAGAGEDLVRTVADRTGVAIFGTVGDQIDLEQLFLSMTAGHYVAGASAAAPSGYGPPQMHAPQAYPPQPWHGPPAYTPPPGHAPPHHGPHHQGPMPGGPR
- a CDS encoding arsenate reductase ArsC, giving the protein MSTTPKVLFVCVHNAGRSQMAAGFLSALAGDRIEVRSAGSAPAGQVNPAAVEAMAEVGIDISAENPKVLTVDAVLASDVVITMGCGDTCPVFPGKSYRDWVLDDPAGQGIDAVRPIRDQIKVKVEALIAELTSQTAAH
- a CDS encoding heavy metal translocating P-type ATPase, whose translation is MRSNIQSRWLGRLRRSGEPAFLVVTALALVAGGVAWLGGAHDVADASWIAGTVVAIVPATWWVVDALRHRRVGVDLIAVLSLIGTLLVGEYLAGALIAVMLATGQALDAAAGRRATKDLRSLLDRAPRTARKRIDDGVETVPLESITVGDALVVGGGEVVPVDGWVTSELAVLDESALTGEPLAVSRRRGEAVRSGIVNAGPVFEMQARATAEDSTYAGIVRLAQDAAAESAPVVRVADRIAGWFLPLALAVSGAAWLLSGSATRAVAVLVVATPCPLLLAVPVAIVSGLSRASRLGVVIRNGSSLENLGHATTLVMDKTGTLTTGRPTGAEVLTAPDGDATEVLRLAASADQLSPHVLADAIVQEARIRGLELSLPTEANEEAGTGVTATVDGRRVTVGTLDLPVDAPGWARSAKGRAALDGAAIAWVTVDGVLTGAILLADPVRRDAFRTVRRLRSAGLNRLVMLTGDRRAPAEEIGSALGLDAVYAEQTPAAKVAGVRTERERAVTVMVGDGVNDAPALAAATVGVAMGARGSTATSEAADVVLTTDRLDPLADAMAIARRSRRIAVQSAAVGMGLSLVAMGFAAFGLLPPAAGALLQEGIDVAVILNALRALRGREIRVPVETAAMLHRFSAEHDELRDQLSILRDTAGLLASGDLAATHDALRRVDTFLFDTLLPHEEAEDRELYPALATPLGNPEATATMSRMHAEIDRLARRLRTHLVRADAAGGISEDQIDDLLACLYGLHAVLRLHFVQEEENYFTLAPATDVTPNS
- a CDS encoding flavin-containing monooxygenase, producing the protein MSPERPARPSETRTAQTTHVDVLIVGAGLSGIGVAARLRREHPQRSLLILESRAASGGTWDLFRYPGIRSDSDVQTYGYDFKPWKGRKALAPAADILSYIRETAREYGIDDRIRYHHKVIRADWSPSDALWTITARIGDSGETATFTASWFFCAAGYYNYDKGYTPEFPGEDRFSGQIVHPQHWPEDLDYVGKRVVVIGSGSTAVTLIPAMADATEHVTMLQRSPTYIIPLPAEDALYGVFRRLLGDERGYRLTRKKNIAQNVWVYKLCRRFPRQARAVIRWLNKRMLPAGFDVDTHFNPRYAPWDQRLCVVPGGDLFKTIRKGKASVVTDTIETFTETGIALTSGKHLDADIIVTATGLDLLALGGVDLSIDGEPVDLTKRLAFKGTMLSDIPNFSFAVGYVNAPWTLKVNLVADFLCRLLTEMDRRGATVAVAENDRPDMPTQPLLDFAAGYIQRSAHLWPQAGTEDPWNLQMDYYRDVVVLRDTPIDDGTLTFSKAEPAPTSPQGDLVEPD
- a CDS encoding glutamate decarboxylase → MSKSHHHHRDRGRDVLAPAYTGRMSIDPFPTLRLPERAADPEATYRFIHDELMLDGSSRLNLATFVTTWMDPEADKLMAETFDKNMIDKDEYPATAAIESRCVSMVADLFHAPDLSPTDPASAVGVSTIGSSEAVMLGGLALKWRWRARREEEGKDTSRPNLVLGSNVQVVWEKFCRYFDVEPKYLPMEKGRYVITPEQVREAVDENTIGVVAIVGTTYTGELEPVADIAESLDELAASGGPDVPIHVDAASGGFVVPFLYPELLWDFRVRRVVSINVSGHKYGLTYPGIGFVVWRGNEHLPEGLVFRVNYLGGDMPTFTLNFSRPGNQVVGQYYNFLRLGRAGYRAIMETLRSTALRVGQRISEIEHFSLISDGSEIPVVTFEIVGDPGFTVFDVSHELRARGWQVPAYTMPADAEDVAVLRIVVREGFSADLGTMVCEAIEAACAELQRKNGGHSTQRHFAH
- a CDS encoding ABC transporter permease → MTALLTAEFRKVTTLRFWWMLGLAPLIVGMFGGAITLPATGAFANELETDSLHPNTAAALLGLGVALALTVLFAALFGAINVGTEFRYKTLTTTFLTARGRDGVIGAKLAVTAAFGFLYGLVVAVASVALLLTFGGESFEMSGTLLAMLSVALVSAALWALIGGSVSMLTGSSVWACVILLAWYIVGEVALRSILSGVELGSIGGFLPVSATLGTIANAAAGNELDALPLWPAAPLTLLLWTVAFVAGGWALTRQRDIN
- a CDS encoding TIGR00266 family protein; protein product: MKTEISSGPAFAFAEIAIPPGGSVRVEAGAMAMMRGDVSTSTSTRGGFMKGLRRVLGGSSFFVNDFTSQNGGVVGVAGPLPGDLAETSIDAGGALLVQSGCWIASDATVDVDAKWGGSKGFFSGAGLVLLRCSGSGQMLLSSYGAIRSVTLAPGETITLDTGHVVAFDETVQYTVRKAGGWKSTLLGGEGLVTEFAGPGRVWLQTRNTTDLVKWLSARMPSNRGSSRIGGGDD
- a CDS encoding arsenate reductase/protein-tyrosine-phosphatase family protein — protein: MSDQSFNEVLSAHDHRSQPELLMPEAVLSRTAADLATKYTGVFSPQTVERYVFESYTALRLVAKVHTHLPTLAGRFAADRLTALAQSQGAVPKTAPEVLFVCVHNSGRSQMAAALLAHYALGRVHPRSAGSAPIDAIEPAVIEAMGEFGIDLGSEFPKPLTDDVVAAADIVVSMGCGEACPVYPGKRYLDWATDDPYGQPLEQVRRIRDDIDSKVRDLLGQLVPTTD
- a CDS encoding alkaline phosphatase D family protein, which translates into the protein MVLAGVGLVAATAGRASAESAVPGFVHGVASGDPLPDRVIIWTRATPSADALPGSGVGQKILVSWQVAADPAFVNVVRSGVADTGPDTDHTVKVDVTGLRAGTEYFYRFTAFGQTSPTGRTRTAPPADSDVERIRFGDVSCSNWEAGYFASYRHLADRDDLDAIVHLGDYLYEYGRNVFGARNGSVRLHDPEHEIVSLADYRIRHAQYKTDPDLMGLHAKVPFIATWDDHESADNAYVGGADNHDPATEGDWGARKAASMQAYFEWMPVRVGGTVGDAALYRRFRFGNLAELSMLDLRTYRDKQATTGAGWRNIDSSDRSITGRAQMDWLTSGIVTSPAQWKIVGNSVMISPVMLPPLDPRTMGAITDTVGLPDAGIPYNTDQWDGYSADRRRLFDAIAANGVRNTVFLTGDIHTSWACDLPLNAGDYPGAGTVGTELVVPSVTSVNIDDILGVPPRTATVAVEAAIKSINRHIRYVELDSHGYGVFEVNKQGAQMDWFYISDPKDPRATVRHAMSYRVADGTAHAHPVATPLPR